In Nitrospirota bacterium, the genomic window ACATCCTGGAGTACGCGGATGCCCGGGTGTACCTGACCCGCAAGATAGACCATTTCCTTTCGCTGTCGGAGCGACGGGCCGTCATAAACAGCCATAATCCGGACATTTTCGTGAGCCTGCATTTCTCCGGCTCGGATGACTTCGCCGTCTATGTCACCCGCTACGCCGGGCGCGATGCGAGCACGAGCCTGAAAAAATATTATTCCATCGACGAGCGGCAGAGGCGCTATCTTTACGAAAGCGGCCTGCTGGCCGGGACGCTGGAGAAGGCCCTGGCCCGGGAGTACGGCACGGGCGTCGTGCACAGGGAGATGCCTCTGCCCCTGCTGAATGCCGTGGGAGCACCCGCCGTGCTCGTGGAGCTCCC contains:
- a CDS encoding N-acetylmuramoyl-L-alanine amidase, encoding RGYVENVRMMKIRTLAVLLFLLLPALAWPFEEEVRIVVLDPGHGGYERGIRDEKSVTLAVARQIKDILEYADARVYLTRKIDHFLSLSERRAVINSHNPDIFVSLHFSGSDDFAVYVTRYAGRDASTSLKKYYSIDERQRRYLYESGLLAGTLEKALAREYGTGVVHREMPLPLLNAVGAPAVLVELPSRGITYGEREILRVASVIALGIMNYEEKR